One genomic segment of candidate division KSB1 bacterium includes these proteins:
- a CDS encoding sigma-54-dependent Fis family transcriptional regulator, whose translation MMTFRIGSKKNQADRRVKNSGTDESAMLRHLLEIGKLLLTESDVNRLLAVAMDQVVEISGAERGMIILFDDEGEILFETARNLRKEDIDHPEFEISRTIINKVKTQRKQICLRNALEDPDLQSKSATRLKILSVICLPMMHNQEVFGVIYLENRTVKGAFKRETFAFVEMFADFVSLAAHHALTRKMLNNHVQALEKELRRKYQFGNILSHHPKMVEILKIIAQIADADTTVMIQGESGTGKELVARALHFNSNRSKMPFVPINCGALPENILESELFGHVRGAFTGAIKDKMGWFESADGGTIFLDEISEMSPALQVKLLRVLQTGEYSKVGDTSIRSSDVRIVTATNKDLTQLIKTEKFREDLYYRLKVIEIEIPPLRDRKSDIPLLIQHFLKLFGDKSNKKNLQLSQETESMLMDYDYPGNVRELENIIQRAVVLTEDKLIVPKLLPENVFKISQAPSESKRDLSFKEAKQQIMETFEKDYIIANLSKARGNISTAAQMSKMTYKNYYDKMIKYGIEPSMFKPEK comes from the coding sequence TCAAAAAAAAATCAAGCAGATCGGCGGGTTAAAAATTCTGGAACTGATGAATCTGCAATGCTCCGCCATCTTCTTGAAATTGGTAAGCTCCTGTTAACTGAATCAGATGTTAATCGCTTATTGGCGGTTGCGATGGACCAGGTCGTAGAAATTTCCGGAGCCGAACGGGGGATGATCATCCTGTTCGATGATGAAGGTGAAATCCTTTTTGAAACTGCCAGGAATCTTCGCAAAGAAGATATTGATCATCCGGAATTTGAGATCAGCAGGACAATTATAAACAAAGTCAAAACGCAACGTAAGCAAATCTGCCTTCGCAATGCTTTGGAAGATCCTGATCTACAGAGTAAAAGTGCAACGCGGCTAAAAATCCTTTCAGTGATCTGTTTACCTATGATGCACAACCAGGAAGTATTTGGTGTAATCTATCTTGAAAATCGAACCGTTAAAGGCGCCTTTAAGCGTGAAACCTTTGCGTTCGTAGAAATGTTTGCAGATTTTGTTTCACTTGCAGCTCACCATGCATTAACCCGAAAAATGCTGAATAACCATGTGCAAGCTTTGGAAAAAGAATTACGACGGAAATATCAATTTGGCAATATACTAAGCCATCATCCTAAAATGGTGGAGATTCTTAAGATTATCGCTCAAATTGCAGATGCCGATACCACGGTAATGATCCAGGGAGAAAGTGGCACGGGAAAAGAACTGGTTGCCCGGGCGCTTCACTTTAATAGCAATCGCAGTAAAATGCCATTCGTACCCATTAATTGCGGCGCTCTTCCCGAGAATATTCTGGAATCAGAGCTTTTCGGCCATGTCCGTGGCGCATTTACCGGGGCTATTAAAGATAAAATGGGTTGGTTCGAAAGCGCGGATGGCGGCACCATCTTCCTTGACGAGATCAGTGAAATGTCGCCTGCATTACAAGTTAAGTTATTGCGAGTACTGCAAACGGGAGAATATAGCAAAGTTGGAGATACATCCATTCGTTCTTCAGATGTGCGGATTGTAACGGCAACGAATAAAGATTTAACTCAATTAATAAAAACAGAAAAATTCAGAGAAGATCTGTACTACCGTTTAAAGGTGATTGAAATTGAGATTCCGCCACTACGTGACCGGAAAAGCGATATTCCTCTTCTCATTCAGCATTTTCTAAAATTATTTGGAGATAAATCGAACAAGAAGAATTTGCAGTTATCCCAGGAAACAGAATCTATGTTAATGGATTATGATTACCCTGGAAACGTCCGGGAGTTAGAAAATATTATTCAACGAGCAGTGGTTTTAACAGAAGATAAATTAATCGTTCCAAAGCTCCTGCCGGAAAATGTATTCAAAATTTCACAGGCACCATCAGAATCAAAACGTGATTTATCATTTAAAGAAGCAAAACAACAAATCATGGAAACTTTCGAGAAGGATTACATCATTGCTAATTTAAGTAAAGCAAGAGGCAACATCAGTACTGCAGCGCAAATGTCAAAGATGACCTACAAAAATTATTATGATAAGATGATTAAATATGGTATTGAACCTTCTATGTTTAAACCAGAAAAATGA